A single Tenacibaculum sp. 190524A02b DNA region contains:
- a CDS encoding helix-turn-helix domain-containing protein: MENTVVIGVLAFVFSLLLLVFSVFLLTVKTSKKLSNILLSLYLIVVALDCTAFFYHFFGEVNLMFDMLRMKLSHFKEPLLFLYILSVIYSNFRLKKKHLILLLPWLINIIVLFPNFFLADYNGKIQFYNNFNENPEVVVFTVLGHCISFVYFVAYIYYVLRYRKLLLENHTNENDFKNYKWLKQLLIIMAIGSVITIIKGMVRDGEYTTQTIEIWRIIMLLFGMFFVFWLFFKALISPKLFRGIDVNLSTSKEIMIEDEKTKNKEQIVYLKKYMHTEEPYLNPSLTIRNLAEQVNIPMRDLSVLINQDLKQHFFDFINEYRIEKAKEILKDSTKSKQTVLEILYEVGFNSKSSFNTAFKKHTGTTPTQYRKSIV, translated from the coding sequence ATGGAAAATACAGTTGTAATAGGAGTGTTGGCTTTTGTTTTTTCATTACTTCTTTTAGTTTTTTCAGTGTTTTTATTAACAGTAAAAACTAGTAAAAAACTAAGTAATATATTATTATCGCTATACTTAATAGTTGTAGCATTAGATTGTACCGCATTCTTTTATCATTTTTTTGGAGAAGTTAATTTGATGTTTGATATGTTAAGAATGAAGCTTTCGCATTTTAAAGAACCTTTGCTTTTTTTGTATATTTTATCTGTTATCTACTCCAACTTTAGGTTGAAAAAAAAGCATTTAATCCTTTTATTACCATGGTTAATTAATATAATAGTACTATTCCCTAACTTTTTTTTAGCAGATTATAATGGTAAAATTCAGTTTTATAATAACTTTAATGAGAACCCTGAAGTAGTTGTTTTTACAGTTTTAGGGCATTGTATCTCGTTTGTCTATTTTGTTGCTTATATATATTATGTTTTAAGATACCGTAAGTTATTGTTAGAAAATCATACAAATGAAAATGATTTTAAAAACTATAAGTGGTTAAAGCAACTGCTAATTATAATGGCTATAGGTTCGGTAATAACTATTATTAAAGGAATGGTTAGAGATGGGGAATATACAACACAAACCATAGAAATTTGGAGAATAATAATGCTGCTTTTTGGAATGTTCTTTGTTTTTTGGTTGTTTTTTAAAGCGCTTATTTCTCCAAAATTATTTAGAGGAATTGATGTGAATTTAAGTACATCAAAAGAAATAATGATTGAAGATGAGAAGACAAAAAATAAGGAACAAATAGTGTATTTAAAAAAGTATATGCATACAGAAGAGCCTTATTTAAATCCTTCACTTACTATTCGAAATTTAGCAGAACAAGTAAATATCCCTATGCGAGATTTATCAGTATTGATTAATCAAGATTTAAAACAACATTTTTTTGATTTTATAAATGAATACCGAATAGAAAAAGCAAAAGAAATTTTAAAAGATAGCACAAAAAGTAAGCAAACAGTATTAGAAATTTTGTATGAAGTTGGCTTTAATTCAAAATCTTCTTTTAATACTGCATTCAAAAAACATACAGGAACTACACCTACTCAGTATAGGAAATCTATTGTTTAA
- a CDS encoding alpha/beta hydrolase, translating to MIVSYKGASVFYTVQGTGNTIVLLHGFLENTSMWKDIASELSKTKRVVCIDLLGHGQTDCLGYVHTMEEMADAVKEVLKQLKVRRCFLIGHSMGGYVALAFTEKYFKNVKGICLLNSTAQEDTNERKEIREKANKMVPKNFHKMVQMSIPNLFTQLSKEKYAAEINEVLKQALKTSIRGYIASNEGMRLRENKELALKLISKRMIIVGKKDPVLNFESIKKEAERTETELIILPNGHMSHIEDKEELLRVLVGFINRKP from the coding sequence ATGATTGTAAGTTATAAAGGAGCTTCTGTTTTTTATACAGTACAAGGTACAGGTAACACTATTGTTTTACTGCATGGTTTTTTAGAAAACACCTCTATGTGGAAAGATATAGCATCTGAATTATCAAAAACTAAGAGAGTGGTTTGTATTGATCTATTAGGTCATGGACAAACAGATTGTTTAGGGTATGTTCATACAATGGAAGAGATGGCAGATGCAGTAAAAGAAGTGTTAAAGCAATTGAAGGTTAGACGTTGTTTTTTAATAGGACATTCAATGGGAGGTTATGTAGCCTTGGCTTTTACAGAAAAGTATTTTAAAAATGTAAAAGGAATTTGCCTATTAAATTCTACGGCACAAGAAGATACTAATGAACGTAAGGAAATTAGAGAGAAAGCAAATAAAATGGTTCCTAAAAACTTTCATAAAATGGTGCAAATGTCGATACCAAATTTGTTTACACAATTATCTAAAGAAAAATATGCAGCTGAAATAAATGAAGTTTTAAAACAAGCATTAAAAACATCGATTAGAGGCTATATAGCATCTAATGAAGGAATGCGTTTACGAGAAAATAAAGAATTGGCTTTAAAACTAATTTCAAAAAGAATGATTATTGTAGGGAAAAAAGACCCGGTATTAAATTTTGAATCTATAAAAAAAGAAGCTGAAAGAACAGAGACTGAATTAATTATTTTACCAAATGGACATATGAGTCATATTGAAGATAAAGAAGAGTTGCTTAGAGTTTTAGTAGGTTTTATAAATCGTAAACCTTAA
- the brnQ gene encoding branched-chain amino acid transport system II carrier protein → MNKTKDVLITGFALFSMFFGAGNLILPPLLGKNAGDYWFLVTVGFFITAVFIPILGILAHAKLQGTMYDFGKKVSPIFSIAYCFIVYLISITLPAPRTASVTHEMAIAPYFDLSSLFTSTIYFVLVFLFVINRTKVLNLLGKLLTPLIILILLAIILVGIFIAPNTMEPSIFKTPVIDGLLEGYQTFDAIGAVVVGGVLVISMNFNKNASFEEKKLLITKAGFIAGLGLLIIYAGLIFNGALFNASFPEKATRAEILSSLSTQTLGTIGTTFLSVLVALACFTTAVGIITGTADYFKGYFNNSQKAYLITAIISCILGVVIGQFDVHYIINIALPALMFIYPITIILILLNILPNKLASDLVFKIVVLVTFVFSIPDFLQFVVDKDKLTGIINLIPLAKYHLGWVLPAVLSFGFVNLLKAKN, encoded by the coding sequence ATGAACAAAACGAAAGATGTATTAATAACTGGATTTGCTTTATTTTCTATGTTTTTTGGTGCTGGAAATCTCATTTTACCTCCATTACTAGGTAAAAATGCGGGTGATTATTGGTTTTTAGTTACTGTTGGTTTTTTTATTACTGCTGTTTTTATTCCTATTCTTGGAATTTTAGCACATGCGAAGCTTCAAGGTACTATGTATGATTTTGGTAAAAAGGTCTCTCCTATTTTTAGTATTGCATATTGTTTTATTGTATACCTTATTTCTATTACGCTACCAGCTCCAAGAACTGCTTCTGTAACACATGAAATGGCTATTGCTCCATATTTTGATTTATCTTCTTTATTCACAAGTACTATTTATTTTGTTCTTGTTTTTCTATTTGTTATAAATAGAACTAAAGTTTTAAATCTATTAGGAAAACTTTTAACACCGCTTATCATCCTAATTTTATTAGCTATTATTTTAGTAGGTATTTTTATAGCACCCAATACCATGGAACCAAGTATTTTTAAAACACCTGTTATTGATGGTTTATTAGAAGGTTATCAAACTTTTGATGCTATTGGTGCTGTTGTGGTTGGTGGCGTATTAGTGATATCAATGAATTTTAACAAAAATGCTTCTTTTGAAGAAAAAAAATTGTTGATAACCAAAGCTGGTTTTATTGCTGGTTTAGGCTTATTAATTATTTATGCTGGATTAATTTTTAATGGTGCTTTATTCAATGCTTCTTTTCCTGAAAAAGCCACTCGTGCAGAAATATTATCTTCTTTAAGTACACAAACATTAGGTACTATTGGTACTACATTTTTAAGTGTTTTAGTTGCCTTGGCTTGCTTTACCACTGCAGTTGGTATTATTACAGGTACTGCGGATTATTTTAAAGGGTATTTTAATAATTCTCAAAAAGCGTACCTAATTACCGCTATTATTAGCTGTATTTTAGGGGTTGTAATTGGTCAGTTTGACGTACATTATATTATTAATATTGCATTACCTGCTTTGATGTTCATTTACCCAATTACTATTATTCTAATTTTATTAAACATTCTACCTAACAAACTAGCTTCTGATCTTGTTTTTAAAATAGTAGTTCTAGTAACTTTTGTATTTAGTATTCCAGATTTTTTGCAGTTTGTAGTTGATAAGGATAAATTAACAGGAATTATTAATTTAATTCCATTAGCAAAATATCATTTAGGTTGGGTACTTCCTGCTGTTTTGAGTTTTGGATTTGTTAATCTTTTAAAAGCTAAAAACTAA
- a CDS encoding DUF3575 domain-containing protein, giving the protein MKKIVVAALLFASSLVNAQQEIKLDLADALVMKTIEVSYEYYLSDQSSVGLSALFNFEKVSADFRYNEKQMFTPYFRHYFTSNRNWNHFGEVFLGINTGEKEIDIAGAKAYKKYTDGALGLAVGTKYISNGGFVVGIYAGAARNMFAEDSYAVVPRAGVNVGYRF; this is encoded by the coding sequence ATGAAGAAAATAGTAGTAGCAGCGTTACTTTTTGCTAGCTCTTTAGTGAATGCACAACAGGAAATAAAATTAGACTTAGCAGATGCTTTGGTGATGAAAACAATAGAAGTATCTTACGAATACTATTTAAGTGATCAATCTTCAGTAGGACTTTCTGCATTGTTCAACTTTGAAAAAGTATCAGCTGATTTTAGATATAACGAAAAACAAATGTTTACACCCTATTTCCGTCATTACTTTACTAGTAACCGTAATTGGAATCATTTTGGAGAAGTATTTTTAGGAATTAATACAGGAGAAAAAGAAATAGATATAGCAGGAGCAAAGGCTTATAAAAAATATACAGACGGAGCTTTAGGGTTAGCTGTAGGTACTAAATATATATCTAATGGAGGTTTTGTAGTTGGTATATATGCAGGAGCCGCTAGGAATATGTTTGCGGAAGACTCTTATGCAGTTGTACCAAGGGCTGGAGTTAATGTTGGGTATAGATTCTAG
- a CDS encoding IS3 family transposase, which produces MYKRCYHPLLIVLYTSDMLSDQQIAQIPKTTRHNWKKFTHQEYYGYQWATDYIEQFDAIKEVYASKFLFTSLRFLIATRKGYLHMLGELAHNKNLLQLHASKIVSSINHLASLSKVSVVTACKYYGVSKDWYYIQKRKLICNLSPFQKCYKQHPNQLTVKEVVAIENLVTNTDHFGKTKTTLYYHAMINNLVTCGKSTFFKYALALGYKKPKRFKNNSKKGFRASRIFEWLHVDITNVRTENNGMQKVAFVKDNFSKAILHYSSTDGKTGSEFIKNLFQETFEKYQLLNTVSPINILSDGGSENKGELLTWIQDIQAPPTVTKITAQTKEFPFSNSMSESTHSIYKTEFMNGKLSLNTQTHLQSLERFVQYYNYERYPTELYGYTPMEIIQGKIPDKNRFKQQILLARMNRLSSNQQFNDCTKIMACNI; this is translated from the coding sequence ATGTATAAACGATGTTATCATCCGTTGCTTATTGTTTTGTATACTAGCGACATGTTAAGTGACCAACAAATTGCTCAAATACCCAAAACTACCAGACATAACTGGAAAAAATTTACACACCAAGAGTATTATGGGTATCAATGGGCTACTGATTATATTGAGCAATTTGATGCTATAAAGGAGGTATATGCTTCTAAGTTTTTATTTACATCATTACGGTTTTTAATTGCAACTAGAAAAGGGTATTTGCATATGTTAGGAGAATTAGCTCATAACAAAAACCTTTTACAATTACATGCTTCTAAAATAGTCAGCTCTATAAATCATCTTGCTTCCTTATCTAAAGTATCGGTGGTTACTGCTTGTAAATATTATGGGGTTTCTAAAGATTGGTATTACATACAGAAAAGAAAATTGATTTGTAACTTAAGTCCTTTTCAAAAATGCTATAAACAACACCCGAATCAGCTAACAGTTAAAGAGGTGGTTGCCATTGAAAATTTAGTTACCAATACAGATCATTTTGGAAAAACGAAAACCACTTTATATTACCATGCGATGATTAATAATTTGGTAACTTGTGGGAAATCTACCTTTTTTAAATATGCTTTGGCTTTAGGGTATAAAAAACCAAAGCGTTTTAAAAACAACTCAAAAAAAGGTTTTAGAGCTTCTCGTATTTTTGAGTGGTTGCATGTAGATATCACTAATGTTCGTACTGAAAATAACGGAATGCAAAAAGTAGCTTTTGTAAAAGATAATTTTTCGAAAGCAATTTTACATTACAGTTCTACCGATGGAAAAACTGGTAGCGAATTTATTAAAAACCTTTTTCAAGAAACTTTTGAGAAGTATCAATTATTGAATACAGTGAGTCCGATTAACATTTTGTCTGATGGTGGAAGTGAAAACAAAGGAGAACTTTTAACTTGGATTCAAGATATACAAGCTCCGCCAACAGTTACCAAAATTACTGCTCAAACAAAAGAGTTTCCTTTTTCTAATTCCATGTCAGAAAGTACACATAGTATTTATAAAACCGAATTTATGAACGGAAAGCTGTCTTTAAATACCCAAACACATTTACAATCTTTAGAACGGTTTGTTCAATATTATAATTATGAAAGATATCCTACTGAGCTTTATGGATATACTCCTATGGAAATTATACAAGGTAAAATTCCTGATAAAAATAGGTTTAAACAACAAATACTATTGGCTAGAATGAATAGGCTTAGCAGCAATCAACAGTTTAATGATTGTACAAAAATCATGGCTTGTAATATTTAA
- a CDS encoding DUF6443 domain-containing protein: protein MKRKFINKVKASLVVGCTLLAMGLQAQTQTENYVVSKTYKKARTTKVTGDNKDEVSTTIQYFDGLGRPKQSIALQAGGVLTNANEMPIDWTVNNTATDFYNRNGGSVENKIINGTTPFGSNDLLWECIPNSGDDADGGWNTDYFTIDNTKTYRYTVWVKKNKVGGRAQGRTYHGTRNVNNLNGTANPNPYFLSPFLPKANEWYLLVGIVHPHDYTGGDTGVSGVYDKQGNKVLDGAEYTWRSNVHTTQLRNYLYYCTDTSVRQYFWSPLFQQVDGGDLTVEEIVNSKSAISSLAAPKDIVTHFEYDEFGRQTKEYLPYASATSADIRTGDIATATNAYYQTKHTTDFAGVSLPEVNAYSEKVLEDSPLNRVFEQAAPGKDWKKGSTYSAKGYTNNSHSIKFEYATNSASEVRNYYVTTSFANNTYTPTLRTRTTNNGYYKAGELSKTVTKDENWEATDGNNHTTQEFKNKQGQVVLKRTYNANQAHDTYYVYDDFGNLTYVLPPKVTTNDGVSTSELSELCYQYKYDHRNRLVEKKIAGKGWEYIVYDKLDRPVLTQDANLKSQGKWLFTKYDILGRVVYTGIFKNNNNRIVVQEAANNHNTLFEERGNHLYHYTNNAYPNVIFVNDIYSITYYDNYDYWKHGLVVPSTVQNVTTTNNVKGLVTGTKSKVLIGGEPKWVMTINGYDTKGRTIYVANKNEYLQTTDIVESKLDDFTGKVLETKTTHTKTGKDAIVTVDRFEYDHMDRLVSQTQQINEQISERIVKNNYDELGQLESKQTGNGTRAGYKDVTSGISINKGVISKIGGLGWAVGLATLGSFNQDGYVEFSATQVNKYYMVGLSNANTNAHYNTIKYAIYIRNSNTVHIYEKGKPKGQKTTYKVGDVFRVERIGSEIHYKKNGETFYISQTPSTGSLLGDISMYHTGGKIKDFKIVDNSKGLQKVDYTYNVRGWLKKINEDAVDDNDLFNFSLQYNDVTDQSKRLYNGNIAQTNWLTANDNKLRSYQYGYDALNRITLADYTATGEEHNFSVFNILYDKNGNLTQLKRNYRDAWGHSQLMDDLSYSYDSGNKLQKVTDRAHSSHKAHGFKDGANVDTEYYYDVNGNLKSDINKGINLIDYNHLGLPTRVAKIPNREEIVYVYDATGVKLEKQVVSNNARNVTQYAGDYVYDYFPKVGVTNLEFISHPEGHVKYDGGAFNYVYQYKDHLGNIRLSYTDNNKDGVITPSTEIIEESNYYPFGLKHKGYNNNVSSLGNSTAQKFGYNGIELEESLGLNLMEMDMRSYDPAIARWTSIDPVTHWSNSTYNAFDNNPVFFADPSGADSIYNFETQQYVINGTVVSEEEAIKYAKNGGNADGSNNNKVDDKITLTGDEKLIKRTVDVLNTALNGFYKVSSKKGVLSLQKTNKKGKISKNVSLIAKLLGTIIKDDENITIGVSEKSNQVFIGSYELEEIDISDIEKFGSTSDVQTSGAALLHEFVEQYRKQKLGEEYRSAHSKASKAENLINGSERVQSQMTRNRNGFLVPYRKNGKLKYISIQISNNNIIKVTPK, encoded by the coding sequence ATGAAAAGGAAATTTATTAACAAAGTCAAAGCAAGTTTAGTTGTCGGATGCACGCTACTAGCTATGGGACTACAAGCCCAAACACAAACAGAAAACTATGTGGTAAGTAAAACGTATAAAAAAGCACGTACCACAAAAGTTACAGGAGATAACAAAGACGAGGTAAGTACCACCATTCAATATTTTGACGGTTTAGGACGTCCAAAACAAAGTATTGCTTTACAAGCCGGAGGGGTTTTAACCAATGCCAATGAAATGCCTATTGATTGGACGGTCAATAACACAGCTACTGATTTTTACAACCGTAATGGCGGGAGTGTAGAAAACAAAATTATAAATGGAACAACGCCATTTGGATCAAATGATTTATTATGGGAATGTATACCTAATTCAGGAGATGATGCAGATGGAGGTTGGAATACTGATTATTTTACTATTGATAATACCAAAACCTACCGTTATACAGTATGGGTAAAAAAGAATAAAGTAGGAGGAAGAGCTCAAGGAAGAACTTATCATGGTACTAGAAATGTAAACAATTTGAATGGTACAGCTAATCCAAACCCTTATTTTTTATCACCTTTTTTACCTAAAGCAAATGAATGGTATTTATTAGTAGGTATTGTACATCCGCATGATTATACAGGAGGAGATACAGGAGTTAGTGGAGTGTATGATAAACAAGGGAATAAAGTTTTAGATGGTGCGGAGTATACTTGGCGTTCTAATGTACATACCACGCAATTACGTAACTATTTATACTATTGTACAGATACCAGCGTGCGTCAATATTTTTGGAGTCCATTATTTCAACAAGTAGATGGCGGTGATTTAACAGTAGAAGAAATTGTAAACTCAAAGAGTGCTATCAGTTCTTTAGCAGCACCAAAAGATATTGTTACACATTTTGAGTATGATGAGTTTGGACGTCAAACCAAAGAATACCTACCCTATGCTTCTGCTACTAGTGCAGACATACGAACAGGAGATATAGCCACAGCTACGAATGCCTATTACCAAACTAAGCATACTACTGATTTTGCAGGCGTTTCTTTACCAGAGGTCAATGCTTATTCAGAAAAAGTATTGGAAGATTCTCCATTAAATAGAGTCTTTGAACAAGCAGCACCCGGAAAAGACTGGAAAAAAGGAAGTACTTATTCAGCAAAAGGGTATACTAACAATAGCCATAGTATCAAATTTGAATATGCAACTAATAGTGCTTCAGAAGTACGTAATTATTATGTAACTACCAGTTTTGCTAACAATACCTATACACCAACTTTAAGAACTAGAACAACCAATAATGGGTATTACAAAGCAGGTGAATTGAGTAAAACAGTGACCAAAGATGAAAACTGGGAAGCTACAGATGGTAACAACCATACTACACAAGAGTTTAAAAACAAACAAGGACAAGTAGTTTTAAAGCGCACTTACAATGCCAACCAAGCGCACGACACCTATTATGTATATGATGATTTTGGAAATTTAACCTATGTACTGCCTCCAAAAGTAACCACCAATGATGGGGTTTCAACAAGTGAACTATCCGAGTTATGTTATCAATACAAATACGACCACAGAAACCGATTGGTAGAAAAGAAAATAGCTGGTAAGGGATGGGAATATATAGTGTATGATAAATTAGATAGACCGGTTTTAACGCAGGATGCAAACTTAAAAAGTCAAGGGAAGTGGTTATTTACGAAATACGATATTTTAGGAAGGGTTGTTTATACAGGGATTTTTAAAAACAATAATAACAGAATTGTTGTTCAAGAAGCGGCTAATAATCATAATACCCTGTTTGAAGAAAGAGGGAATCATTTATATCATTACACCAATAATGCTTATCCCAATGTAATTTTTGTCAATGATATTTATAGCATTACTTATTATGATAATTATGATTATTGGAAACATGGATTAGTAGTACCTTCAACCGTACAAAATGTAACAACAACTAATAATGTTAAAGGTCTTGTTACAGGTACAAAATCAAAAGTATTAATAGGAGGAGAACCAAAATGGGTAATGACTATTAATGGTTATGATACTAAAGGAAGAACTATTTATGTGGCAAATAAAAATGAGTATTTACAAACTACGGATATAGTAGAAAGCAAGTTAGATGACTTTACAGGCAAGGTTTTAGAAACCAAAACCACGCACACAAAAACAGGCAAGGATGCTATTGTTACGGTAGATCGTTTTGAATACGATCATATGGATAGATTGGTAAGTCAAACCCAACAAATCAATGAGCAAATTTCTGAGCGTATAGTTAAAAACAATTATGATGAGTTAGGGCAACTAGAAAGTAAGCAAACTGGTAATGGAACAAGAGCAGGTTATAAAGATGTAACTAGTGGTATTAGTATTAATAAAGGTGTAATAAGTAAAATAGGAGGTTTAGGTTGGGCAGTTGGTTTAGCTACCCTAGGAAGTTTTAATCAAGATGGTTATGTAGAGTTTTCAGCTACTCAAGTTAATAAATATTATATGGTTGGATTATCTAATGCAAACACCAATGCACACTATAATACAATTAAGTACGCAATTTATATTAGAAATTCAAATACTGTTCATATTTATGAAAAAGGAAAACCAAAAGGACAAAAAACAACCTATAAAGTAGGCGATGTATTTAGAGTAGAACGTATAGGAAGTGAGATACATTACAAAAAGAATGGCGAGACATTTTATATTTCACAAACGCCATCAACAGGAAGTTTGTTAGGAGATATTTCTATGTATCATACAGGTGGGAAAATCAAAGATTTTAAAATTGTAGACAATAGTAAAGGATTACAAAAAGTAGATTATACGTACAATGTACGTGGTTGGTTAAAAAAGATCAACGAAGATGCGGTAGATGATAATGATTTATTTAACTTTAGCCTTCAATACAATGATGTGACCGACCAAAGCAAACGTTTATATAATGGAAACATAGCCCAAACCAATTGGCTAACAGCTAATGATAACAAGTTAAGAAGTTATCAATATGGTTACGATGCTTTGAATCGAATCACACTTGCAGACTACACTGCCACTGGGGAAGAGCATAACTTTAGTGTGTTTAACATCTTGTACGACAAAAATGGAAACCTTACCCAGTTAAAAAGAAACTATCGAGACGCTTGGGGACATAGCCAGTTAATGGATGACCTTAGTTATAGTTATGATAGTGGAAACAAACTACAAAAAGTAACAGACCGTGCGCATAGTTCTCATAAAGCACATGGCTTCAAAGATGGAGCAAATGTGGATACAGAATACTACTACGATGTTAACGGGAATTTAAAATCAGATATAAATAAAGGAATTAATCTTATAGATTATAACCACTTAGGCTTACCTACAAGAGTAGCTAAAATACCTAATCGTGAAGAAATAGTATATGTATATGACGCTACAGGTGTTAAGTTAGAAAAACAAGTAGTGTCTAATAATGCAAGGAATGTAACACAATACGCAGGTGATTATGTGTATGATTATTTCCCAAAAGTAGGAGTGACTAATTTAGAGTTTATTAGTCATCCAGAAGGGCATGTAAAATATGATGGAGGCGCTTTTAACTATGTATATCAATATAAAGACCATCTAGGAAACATACGATTATCATATACAGATAATAACAAAGATGGTGTTATTACACCTAGTACTGAAATCATAGAAGAATCTAACTATTATCCCTTTGGATTAAAGCATAAAGGGTATAATAACAACGTTTCTTCGCTTGGAAACAGCACCGCGCAGAAGTTTGGTTATAACGGGATTGAGTTAGAAGAATCATTAGGATTAAACCTAATGGAAATGGATATGAGAAGTTATGACCCAGCTATTGCAAGATGGACTTCGATTGACCCTGTTACGCATTGGAGTAACTCTACTTATAATGCTTTTGACAATAATCCTGTGTTTTTCGCTGACCCTAGTGGAGCAGATTCTATTTATAATTTTGAAACACAGCAATATGTGATAAATGGAACAGTTGTTTCTGAAGAAGAAGCTATTAAGTATGCTAAAAACGGGGGTAATGCTGATGGAAGTAATAACAATAAAGTAGATGATAAAATTACTCTAACTGGAGATGAAAAATTAATTAAAAGAACAGTAGATGTATTAAATACTGCTTTAAACGGTTTTTATAAAGTTTCTTCTAAAAAAGGGGTATTATCTCTTCAAAAAACTAACAAGAAAGGAAAAATCAGTAAAAATGTATCATTAATTGCAAAATTATTAGGTACTATTATCAAAGATGATGAAAATATTACGATTGGGGTTTCTGAAAAATCTAACCAAGTTTTTATAGGTAGTTATGAGTTAGAAGAAATAGATATATCAGATATAGAAAAATTTGGTAGTACGAGTGATGTTCAGACTTCTGGAGCTGCTCTTTTACATGAGTTTGTAGAACAATATAGAAAGCAAAAACTAGGAGAAGAATATAGAAGTGCTCATTCTAAGGCTTCAAAAGCAGAAAACTTAATTAATGGCTCTGAAAGGGTTCAATCACAGATGACAAGAAATAGAAATGGTTTTTTAGTTCCTTACAGGAAAAATGGAAAGCTTAAGTATATATCAATACAAATATCTAATAACAATATTATAAAAGTGACACCCAAATGA